In the genome of Thunnus albacares chromosome 16, fThuAlb1.1, whole genome shotgun sequence, the window AAGACCGCTCTCCTCAGCTTGGTCTTATCCCCGACTGTCTTTTTCCTCAGCCGGTTGACGATGCGCACCGTGCAGTAGACCAGGATGATGAAGGGGATGATGATCTGGGTGAAGAAGACCGCTTCTCGCACACTGTCCACCACGTCCTTAAATCAGATAAAAGATCTAATTAATTGTCATATACCTACATCAACAACAAGGTCTTGTTCTTGATTGGTTGGCCTTAGTGTCATGTTCTCTATTTACCTACCAATACAACcatgtacaaatactccattacaagtaaaagtcctgcatgaaaaatcctacttaagtaaaagtacagaagtattagcaGCTTGTTCTGCAGAGGAATATCTTCCCTGATTGATAAATTATTAATCTAAGACTGATGCCTCAGTGCTTCAGtggcattttactgttgtagctggtcaaAATGGAGCTAATTTCAACTGCTTTacatacagttagctagtttagtccagtggttcccaaccaagAGCTGCGAGATGCTTTTATGTGAAATGTTggacatgtttttaaagcttaAAAACTACTAAgcctgttgtatgtttttttaatatctttatcAGCACTGTAACTGGTAACTTAGACTGTCAAATGTAGCAGAGTAGAAGTATAGAGTAAAATCATACAGTACTTAGGAAAATaaacttagttactttccaccattgaTCAGGTATATTTAAAGGTAACCAACAATACTTATGCTTCTTGCTACCAATTAACTCAGCAGTGAAACAAATCTAACCATGTGTTAAACTGACTGCAAACAATGgattaatatttaaacacaaactCTGAGGTCTCCCAACTTAGCatctcttccctttttttctaataatttagatatgttttcagtttcagcatGCACAAAATCTTGTCCAAATTGTAGCTCCGGCATGTGTGGTGCAGATTGACAAACTCCAGGCTCAACGCATTTCAACTTTTGCAATGCGTTGGTGCAAAAATAGCTCTGGTGAGATAACCACCACTACTCTGTTGTCCCTTCAGAGGCCACCGTGGACCCACAGACTTCATTTCTGATAAGGCTTCTCATCCactaaatcacacacacacacaaaaaatcaatcattttatcattttcaacATCATTAACCCTAAAATCATTTCTTTTACATAATAAATTGAGTAACTACAGTTGACATAAAGTActtctgtattttgtgtgtgtgaactctGCATTGCATAAATAAGATTGATGCAGCTTTTGATGTAAGCATTGACATCAAAACACTCCAGACAGTGTTGTCAAGCTGTTGTTGCTACATGCCCGCAGCATACATCATGTAAATGAGATAATAACTGCTCTTTCTACATAGATGTCACGTGAAGCAGAACAGTTTGGGATGAGTCATTGTACTGTACACTCATGCACTGTATCCCCTTCTTTATGCTGAAGCTGAAAACCTACCAATAATAACACATTCAGTATGATGCACTGTACCTTGATCAAGGCGTCGTTCTTCGGGTCATCTTCGCTCTTGTGGCTGTTGCAGCAGTCGAAGTTCTGGAGCATGGTGGGGATGGTGAGAGGCAGAAGAAGCAGCCATATGATGATAGAGATCTGAGGAGATTTCTTGATAGCCCTCAGGAGATTCTTGCGACCGGGGTGGACCACATTAAAATATCGATCGATAGAGGTCACCGTCAGGAAGGCGATGCTGGCCCCTCggtttaaaaacaacatgaagagCATAGCTTTGCAAACAACGTCATTACTactcctcctttctccttcgATAAAGTTGTAAGCCTTTATCGGCAAACAGAAGAGCAGGAGAATGTCTGCCACCACCAGGTTGAAAAGGAAGATATTGTTGGTGTTGGATTTCCAGAACTTCAGTTTGAATATGAAGAGATGCAGAACAGATGCATTCAGAGGCAGAGCCAAGATGAAAATCACAATCATGACAGCTGCATAAAATTTATACAGTGCCTTGTTTGTGGCCTCGCAGTCTTCAATGAGCTGGTAAGCACTGTTGTTTCCCATTTCAACAGTCAAATACACTTGCCAGGTAACTTGCAAATATGAATTACAAGCTGGAAAGATTTGTGTCCCACATATATAAGCAATGTATCCTTCTTCCTTGACTGAAGTTTCACTCTACAAGCTGCAACAAGAGCCCTTATCTTCAGAtcacaaaggaaacaaaatccTGCCAAACAAGTTCCTCAGTGTCCTCAGTTGTAATCCTCTTAAAACGATTTCAATTCTTCTTTCAGTCCTTGTGCATGTTTCTGCATTTGAATTTTTCTGTCCTGTGTTTAGAGAGTCAGAGAAGGTCTTGAAGTAATTCTGTCAGTGTGCAGAGCAAATGGGAGGCGACTCCTT includes:
- the gpr31 gene encoding 12-(S)-hydroxy-5,8,10,14-eicosatetraenoic acid receptor, which produces MGNNSAYQLIEDCEATNKALYKFYAAVMIVIFILALPLNASVLHLFIFKLKFWKSNTNNIFLFNLVVADILLLFCLPIKAYNFIEGERRSSNDVVCKAMLFMLFLNRGASIAFLTVTSIDRYFNVVHPGRKNLLRAIKKSPQISIIIWLLLLPLTIPTMLQNFDCCNSHKSEDDPKNDALIKDVVDSVREAVFFTQIIIPFIILVYCTVRIVNRLRKKTVGDKTKLRRAVFLVTSVMVVFSFCFLPCTIARVVLLVVRVKELAEVYQDKAAVAFDGLMVLSYMDCLLDPLVYCFCSTKFKALYLTNYFPFLQKGIQVPLDSSTGQNSHPARSHVI